TTGCATCATCTCCTGTGCTAAGATAGATTCAGATTTGTACGTGATATAAGACCCTATCCAATATCCTTGACCGTAGGTAATCCAAGCAATGTCAAAGCTATTTTTCCAATACTCTCTTATGCTATCTTCGGGATAGTAGTCTGATTTTTCTATTTCTTGAATGGTAATTTTAGGATTCTTTTGGCAGAGTGCTACCCAGCGATTAGCACCATATACCAAGTCTGTGATAATCAGCTTTTGTTCTTTTATGTTTTTGACAAATGCTCTATCAAGCTCCGATGTACTAAACCAACTTACTTGATTGATTACGCCTTTGGACGCTATCAATATCCAAAAACCATTTCCATACGCTAATGTAGTAGGTTGATAACCTTCTAAATGAGCTTGTTGAATGTGTTTTTCAGGAAACTCGGAAGTTACAAACATTTTTTGCTCTTTTAATCCTGTTTGAAAAGTCATTACGGTAATCCACGCGTGCGTGTATTGACTAGTAGCATAGGCACACATACATGTAACCGCATATCCTTTTGATTGGTATTCTTCAATTTTATTTCCATCAGGAAAGTCTTGGCTGCTAAAAATGACTTGGTTACCCCAACCTGTACCTTTTTCAAAAAGCAAATGGAATATACCCGCTCCGTATGAGATTTGTGTAAGTGTATAGCCTTCTAAACGGGCATTACGAATAGCATCTTCTGCTATTTTCCAACTATCACAGATTTGAAAAGATTGATGACTTCTTTTTTCAGTTATCATGTTCAAAGTTAAAAAACAAAAGCAAATTCTTTTATATCACGTACAACCTCAACGCAGCTGTCATTTACTTTTTGAAAATTTTAGCAAATTTTACAGGATAGGGAATATCGCTAACCTTACCTTGTTTTAGATTTTCTAATTTGCTTCGAATCAAGGTTTTTTTGAAAGGTGAAAGATAGTCAATAAACAGTTTGCCTTCAATATGGTCATACTCATGCTGAATAATTCGTGCGGGAATATCATTGAAGGTTTCTATATGTTCTTGAAAATGCTCATCAAAATAGCGAATAGTGATTGTATCTAAGCGAGTTACTTCTGCTCTTACGTCAGGAATGCTCAAGCACCCTTCTTTGAACGCCCATTCTTTTCCTGTTTGATTAAG
This sequence is a window from Bacteroidia bacterium. Protein-coding genes within it:
- the def gene encoding peptide deformylase — translated: MILPIYILGNTVLREKAKPISPQYPHLDQLIQDMFDTMYNANGVGLAAPQIGLSIRLFVIDAGQFDEKYKGLKKVFINAEMLNQTGKEWAFKEGCLSIPDVRAEVTRLDTITIRYFDEHFQEHIETFNDIPARIIQHEYDHIEGKLFIDYLSPFKKTLIRSKLENLKQGKVSDIPYPVKFAKIFKK